The sequence below is a genomic window from Lycium ferocissimum isolate CSIRO_LF1 chromosome 9, AGI_CSIRO_Lferr_CH_V1, whole genome shotgun sequence.
CAGGCGTAGACATGCTTTTGAGATGATCTTTGGAAATTGGCATACCTTTTTTCAATCGCTGCCCAGGTATATGGCGGCTCTACAAAATTTTAATGCTGGTACTGTTGTAGAGTGGTGGCTTATAGAGGGTAAAATTTTCAACTTCGTATTctggacattcaaaccatgtATTGATAGGTTTGCTCAATGCCGGCCAGTGATAACCATAGACGGCACATATGTATATGGTGCATACGACATCAAGCTCTTAATTGCAGTAagaatggatgccaatgggttaatattccctctttctttcgcaattgccgctaacgagagcaacgacacaTACGTGGTCTTTTTGACCAATTTGAagactcatgttattaaggatcgtacgGGCATATGCGTCTTTGTCtgatcgtcataaaggcatattgcactGTATGAATAATTTGCCGGGGTGGCAGCCTCCCCTTCTTTACCATCGCTATTGCTTAAGGCACTTGAAGGCAAATTTGTAATCAACGTTTCACAATGGCACtttaaacaaattgatgtgcgGGGCTGCGATGAAgcatcaaaaaagaaaatgggctgcaaAAATGAATCTGATCAGGGAAGTTAGTGAACCCGCATATGTTTAGTTGATGAAGCtcaaaattgaaaaatggacgcttcATGCTGATGGTGGCaaaagatggggcatgctcacaacaaacaACTCAGAGTCTTTTAATGGCTTGCTGAAATGTGCTCGGGGACTAcctgtcaccgcaatggtgagaatgactttcaagcaGGTTGTGGAGCGATTTGTGGTTAGGACAAGGCTGGCCGAAGCGATATTAGCCGAAGACGGGACATGGATGCCGAAGGCCTACACTAAGATGGagcattatagaaaaaaatgtgagcttcaccaaatgaccgagtatgacccCATTCAACGTGCGTATGAAGTTAGGACGAGTTATTACAACGGTAAGGGTGGAAACGTGCATACCGTTTATGAGGCAACAAGAACATACACTtatggtaagtggcaaacgtaccacatgccGTGTTCACATGCTGTAAAGTGCTTTGAGAGAATGAAAAAAACCGTAACAATTTATGTAGCGTGGGAATACAAGGTCCACAgttaccttagagcatattccgcccaattccacccacttggtaatgaagcttattggccaaacgagccgttttcgatggttgctaacaaggattacatcaggaaattgggcattaactcacggagtcgtagacccaatcaaatggatgttagtgaaagaacttactcttACAAGTGCTCTACAtgtaagcaatatggccatgacaagcATTCATGTGGGCAACAAGGCCGTGGTGGTACAAGCACGTCTTGAAGTAATcgagcctctagaacttgaagattgtattgttacTGTAATTTAGTATTGTATTGCTTtaaattagtattgtaatttaatggaatgaattatttttgaataagTTATTTAAGTTCTTTTAAATTTCTGACTCATGCGGTTAatttgtgttgttagtttatgAGGAAGTcatcaataagaaaaaaattagtaaatttttaatttgctttgattgtttAAGGCTATTATTAATTTCTAGCAAAGTGTGTTGACGGGGCgaaaatggaggaaatgaaGGAGAAGAGTTTGCTGAAAAATGGCTAAGTGGGGAAGAGAAGgcactccatttttctccatgGTAGTTGGTTTGAACTCTTCAGCCTCGGTTAAGTGTTTTTTAGCTGAAATTCTTTGTTGTCATTGCTAAAAtaagaacaagaagagaaaaaaacaagaagagaaaaaaaacttactttggggcactttagaacccctaaaacgacgatccaaacatttagttatacttgatgtaatgagccgacattattgtacgcaaaaaaagatattaagtcctatataaaatattgatatttcgggattttgaaacatgactaatcttttcccaaagtatggaaaaaaagtgattttgatatgttttttaaaaaaaaaagtagcctttcacgcacagaataacctagttatgtattttttattttttttgtgttagtttttttttttttttttttcccatactAAAAAAATCGCGAATTCATAAAATTAGCTGAGGTCCGCAAGTTGTTGGCTGGGACACCATAGTTACACGAACAAGTTTCTTTTTCGAAAAATGAACCATGATTTTTACCCCAaagttttagtaatttttaaaaCCTAAAAATTTTGTTACCCCAAAGCCAAGAGCAGTTGAGCAATTAATATTTCCTAATTCTCGCATAAAAgcattaattttattaaaaaaagatataattttttttatcgaTAATGTACTTTCTTCTCAACATACCTGTTGCTTTATGTTTTCCAAGATTTAAATTACTTGAACTTTAACTGAAATTTAAGGTATTTTTTTCACtatattgatatgagaagaattataatttataatattaaatttaaatttaacttttaaaatatttaatgaatttaatcTAATTTAGCTTCTAAGATTAATTGAATTGACCAATATTTTGAAAAGGAAGAAGTAGTTTCTGAATTTATGCCGGAAGAACTTAAAACAGCCCTACTGAAATAGGTGGACATTTTTTATTGGGCAAGTTACACATTTGGCCGGTCGCTGAAATAATTACATTAGCTAGCCAAATATCTTATGTATACCTTAGataatcaaatcaagtttcacGCTGAAAACGGCGCATGGACCGTACCCTAGCTTTGGATTAATGTCCCCAGAAGCAAGGAGTACTTTCACTGAGAACATCAAAAAGGCCATTACTTTGGTGTGCAGCTATATAAGtgtaaaaatcctttttttttttttaatgtgggCTGTGGGCTATCTCATATTTTGGCGGGCAAAAATGGAGCTGTCACACTCACTCGTATAAATACGTGACGCCCTAACTTCATCTTGCAACAAACCTCTCTTTCTCCATAAAAAAGCAGGTTTTAATCTTTTACTCATCTCTCTTCATTCTAATAAAATCTTTAAGTTGTTTATATGTTCTTGCATAAAATCTTGTCCTTAATGCTCTCTTTTTAGACTTTTTTCCTAGGGTTCTACACTTAAAAAGTGGTAAATCTTTTTAGGCTGTAgtaatattttttcttcataaattATCACTTTGATAAGTTGTCTTTATTTGAATCTTGATTAGCActtttagggtgtgtttggtatggaagTAGATGTTTCCCtcaataccaaacacacccttaaacTCTCAAgcctgtattttttttttttctttttggcctCAAGATTGTATCTTTTTAACTTTaatttcaagtgtaaaaaaCAAATGGGTAAAACCCATCTGATCGTAATTTTTATGTGGCtattttctgaaattttgaagttttaaCTGATATTGGCAAATAACTCCATCAATGTAAACTTTGCTAAGTATAGATGGCACAAAATGCATAAAGAAGAGTTGTGGTAGGTTGACTAATTAAACAATAAAGAATCATCTAAGTTGATTCATATAGCCAATCCCAACTAGCTTTGTGTTGAGCagtggcggattcaggattttcactcagggtGTTCGAAAAAATAACTGGACCTAAATATACATTGTAATATatgttcagggtgttcaaaagttaatatatgtacatgaacacagaaaatttaccctaaatatacactgtaattttttgtccagggtgttcgggtgaacaccctggccTCTTACTGCATCCGCCCCTGGTGTTGAGGCTTAGCTAATTGATATGTTCTTGATATGAGCTTATATGATTTTGGTGTAACTTCGGAATAAATGATTTTTCTGTTTTAAATATAATTAGTGATTGCTAGTGTTTTAAATGATATTTACGCGACTCTTAAAAAAATAGAATGTGTCCCGTAATTTTTTAATGGATAGAGTGTGAAACAGTAAAAGGAATCGATACAGCATGCTAAGTCAATACTTTATGGTGGCCTTTGTTTGTGGATTCCATACTTCCATCTTGACTTTTTGGACATTTTTAACTTTAGAATGTGTATGTTACTCAAGggaatttaattacttcatcTTCAGACTGATTTGCAGTACAATAAAAGCTTTGAACTTTAACTTAATAAATTAAGTAGTGTTTATCGAGgaattgattttgttttaaaggAACTCTTCATCTGCTTAGACGTACTCACGTCAAAATGGATGAACACGAGTAGTGGTACTACATATAGATTTTCCAGAATACACTAAAATTTGCTCAAAATTGAAAGTGCCCATGTCATATCCATAGCAGAATTCGATAGATATACTGGAATCGGGTCATGCCACAGTGATGTAACATATTTGATCTTTGGATAAAATTCCACAGCAAAACTgtctgaaatagaagaaaattgaagaaaagaacTTTCAATTTGGGCGAATTTTGATACTGTACCTAAATCTCTGACAATTTGACATCATATATGCTTAAACCTTCTAATTTGATTTATCTCATGTGCAGTTTAGCCGGAAAATGACCAACACAAAGCGGAAAAAAACACTCTGTGACTTCTTTGCTGGATCTGGTTtcattcttctccttttttacttgatttatttgtCTTCCACTGTTTTTTACTGCTCATTAATAGGTCATTTGGTTCACATACTAGTTAtcaacaatacaacaacaacatactaaTCCAAGAATTATTTTTGCTGCGAATAAGAATAGAAGTGATTATTTTCGTTGAAATGATGTAGGACTTATTGTGTGGTGAATAGTAATACAGGGAATATAATGTAGGGATTACTTATTTTTTACTACTTTTTTGTCTTTAAATACGTTTATCTTTGTATTGCTaatacaaatttattttttacattCTATCCCGTATAATGTAAaaagtaaggtctgcgtacgctttaccctccccagaccccacattgtgggatttcactgggtatgttgttgttgtttatccCGTATAAATTACTATATAAATTTCTACATAAATTAGTGTGGTTATATTTAATATTTCATCCAAATGTTACATTAGTTATGCGGGattgttttttttcttatatgGCCAACCAAAAGCTGCATAAGTTATTCAGAGATTATTTCCTAATATTTCATCCAAACACTATTATTTTGTACGGAACTTTATGTTGGCATTGTTTTTCATAATCCCTCAAACCACATTGCTTTAAGTggttctttattttgttttctagATGTACCAACCAAGGGGAAAAGTCATGACTGTGGACCAAGAAATGCAAATCTCAGGGATGTGGGCAGTAGTAATCTTGGGAAGGAGCATGCTATCATGGAAGAAACAGCTTATCGTGCTATGGCAAAGTTTTTCTGTCAAGCCGGTGCATCTCCAAAGTCAATAGAAAATGTGcacttcaaaaaatttattgcCTATCTTAATCCAAAATTTCGTCCTTCATCTGCCATTCTCTCACGGTATTGCTTGGAATTGTATGAGGAAGACAAagcaaaagttaaagaaactTTGCAAAGCTTGAATGGACGAGTTAGCCTCTCAGTTGAGAGGCTAACATATAACAAATTCAATGACTTTAGCTACTGGCCTACCTCAGATTTTGAGGAAActtattttgatttcatttgcttAAGAGTTCATTTCATTGATGAAGACTGGAAGCTAAGAAGTTGGGTTATTAGCTTTAGGTCTTTTGATGCGTATGACGACTATGTTGGCGAGACGATTCAGTGTCTTTTGGATTTTGGTATTGAAGATAATATATGTGCTGTCACTGTGCATAGCTATCTGGACATTGATGAGACTGTTGATGCCATTAAAAGTAATCTTCTTGAGAAGAAAACACTCCAGCTAGACGGACAATTGTTTCGTGTATCTTGTTGTGCTGACATGTTTAGTTCATTGGTGAACAAAGCATTTGGGATGATAGATGATTTAATCAGTCACATTCGTCTGATTGTATGTTGGGGAAGATCACTACCAGTGTGGAATGTGACATTTCTTAAACTACAGGAAGCATTGGAGTTAGAGGCTAAAGGAGAATACTTGAAAACAGATGATTATAAGGGTTATGATATACCTTCTCCCCAAGAGTGGGAGAAAGTTAGAGGAGTATGTAAGCTTGTAGGACATGTCTATAATGCAGCACAAGTGTTATTTATGGCAAAACGACCCACTGCAGGCCTCTACTTCCACAATCTTAATAAGCTTCGATTTAATCTGATGAAAGATTCCGCTAGTTCAGATGAATTTGCTGGAAATTTAGCCAATAGTATGCTGAAAAAGTTTGGCGAGTATTGGAGGAACATGTATTTGGTGTTGGCTCTAGCTACTATTATGGATCCACGCTACAAAGTGAAGTACTTAGAGTTCTGTTTCTTGAAGTATGGAGGTAATGATCATTCACCGCTACCATCTATCTTGGAGGCCATCCGAAGCCTTTTCAATGACTATGTGGTGGACAAGTCCTCAATGGAGTATCCTCTGAGCGATTCAGGTTCTGACGATTCTGATACAGGTGAAGATCTCATTTCTGATGAATTTGATACGGGTGAAGATCTTCTTGAACCGGTAGAAGTTCTTGATGACCCTAGTTTTGGATTTGACTGTTCAGATGAGTTTAGCAAATTCATCCAAACAACTAGTCAGCCACCAAAATCAGAACTTGACTGCTATCTGGAAGAACCTATTTTCCCTTGGACCAAGAACTTTGATGTGTTGAGTTGGTGGAAAGCTGCAAGCCCCAGATATCCTGCCCTATCAAATTTAGCTCGTGATCTTTTGTCAATACAATTGTCTCATGTTACGGGCTATGAGGCTTATTACACTGAGGTGCGTGAACCTGATAGAAGTACGACATCCATGGAGGCAGATTTAGTTAATGCCTTGATGTCTACTAAAAGCTGGTGTGACAAACAGTGGCGCAATGCGGTAATTACTGATTCTTCTGTTCTGTGACATTCATTGCTTTCATTATTTAGTTCTTGGTAATGGAATGCTAGAAGTGGATACAGATGACTTAattataaaacatatatatttactaacctATCTCTGCTATTCGTAGTTTTCTAGCACACTTTAAAATGTGGGTCTTCTTCTTTAAGCTGTTGTGCGAGGGATTGAGATTAGTACTTTGTGCAGTTACTAGTAGGGCCATTATGGtatatatcatgttttttttttataaaagaaaaagaaggaaaccaTTTTCTTAAGTTGCAACCAAGCAATAGGTGAAAGGGAAAATATTGAACTAGCTTAGCGTTTTTGGTAAACATGTTAATGATCCATCTCAGTCCTATCACTAACAAGAAAAGGGGGCTGATGATCCATGTGAAGCTGTGTCTCTCTCCCTTCCTTCAGAATTGACTAGCGATGCTCGTCTTGTTGTTGAACTAGAAACGAACTTTGTCATTGTGAATTTAGATATCTTGTCTGCTTCTTTTTTGACTAAAAAAGGGGAAACAGATTTTGATAACCACGCCCAATGCTTGTGGGGAGAATTAACTCCAAAGCCAAATTGATGAGCAAAAGACAAGGACTATGATTGAGGGCCTCGACGAGTtgtaaaatattcaaatcaattATGTGTCTGGGTCCTCTATATGGTTTTCATAGCTATACAGTTGTTGCTTTTGGTAGGTCACTTCTAACAATTTTTATAGCTTATGAGTTGACCCTTAATGTAACGGAGTCAATGGGTGCATAGGTTAATCAATCCTTCAATTCGTGATAGACTGATAGTTGACGTTGATGAGAGGTGATGGCATGAGAACACTATTGGTACCTCCGTCATGTAGTGTGCATGTGGTGGTCTTTGAAATGGTGGTTCAGGTTGTGCTACTCGTGCTCCTGTTCCTTGTTCCTAGATAGGGTTGGGACGGTTGCTTGAACGTGAGCTTCAAGCTTTCCAGCTGGGTTGTTTTTTTCCCCATGTCTTGATCGTTTGTGCTAACCGATATATCAATTTAAGAAACTACATCGTCTTGTAATACTCTTTCTTATTAGTAGTCTGAATTAAGGACCACATTTGTAGGTTTGAAGTTATAAATGTATCAATTACTGGAATAATGGTGGCATCTTTTTGTTACTTGTCCTAACCAAGTGTTAACCCCTTTCTATCTGTCAGGCTTACAGTTTGGTATAAAGGTTGCATGAATCATCTTTTCACTGGATAAAGAATCTATTCAACATAGTCTTGAGACATGCAGTCAAAGCCAATGGCTATCTACTCCAGAAAATCTCTCACAATAACTAATACTTAAAAAGTTTGAGGATGCAGACTAATTTCTACTTATTAGGCGGCTGATAGTGCGTTAAAGGAGCTCTTAGGCTAGAGGCTGGGGGTATCCAATAAGGTATACAAAGTGGCAGTGGCCTTGCCAACATTATCATTGAACTGAACATGCCATCACGTAAGAGTAGGCAAGGAGACAATATTTTCATTAGCTAAAATAGAAACTTAAAAATCGATAAGCTCTTCAGCAGTGGTTTGGTAGGTTAATCTGGTTATTAAGTGACACCAACAGCTGAACAGCATgtgggtgtgtttgatatgaaggaaaatgttttccacgaaaaaggttttcttgaaaagtaAGTGATTTTCTTACTTAGTTTCTGGTGTTCGGTAAGTGAGCAGAAAATATTGTCCCAAAAGCATTTGAAAGAGAACTGAAGAAGATATGGAGGACAATTCCCATCTGTATACTGTGGACTGTTTGGTTGGAAAGAAATAAGGCATGCTTTGAAGGAAAGATGGTGCAGATTCCTAGAGTCAAGAACAAATGCATCGAAAACCTATTCTTTTGGTGTTCGAATAGAACTCTAGATAGGAGGGATcattatttgaaatttctatatttcttaggGGGTAATATGTAGTGTGACTGATGTTAGTTATGTAGTTCTGCTCTGTACTTTACATATGTACCAGCTTGGTACCAGATTAATAAATGActttacttatcaaaaaaaaaaaaaaaaaaaaagtcccacACTATGGGTAGAGGTGGAGAGTAGGGGTGTGGGAGTGGTGGAGGTGGGGCTATGGGGGTGGGAGGGGGTGTGTTGGAGAATGAGGAGGTGTGGAATGTCACTTATGGAACTTGGGAATcgttttcctcatttttaaggaacttattttcctagaaaaaatgttttccaaaaatgtgacccaaccaaacatgggaaaattggagaaaatgttttcctccataccaaacacaccccaaGTGTCAAACCTGGGTGATGCCTTTTGCCATTCTGCTTCACATTAAAGGCAGAACTTGATCGTGCGTCGCAGGTGACGTGAATGGACGCTCCTACTTCTTGATCATTGGTTAACATTTTATTCACGCttgaggaggaagaagaagattttGGTGATAAGTGTGGTTGGATAGATGTCCACTAATGGTGCGTGGATTTGTTTCGTCATCTCAGAAATCTATCATGCGTATATTGACATCAATCTTAGCTTAGCCTGGAGACATGTCTAGCATAAAAATTATTGACATCAATCTTAGCTTAGCCTGGAGACATGTCTAGCATAAAAATTATTGTGAAGTGACGAGGACAAGTGATTGAACTCAGTCTTGGTTGAAGATGGAGAGATCTATATAGAACAGGATTCTTGCTGAATAAGGAACTTAAATGGTTCCAATGCTTAGCCATTCTTGTTAAGTCTAcacaacatacaatacaaccGTAGGTGGTAGAGCTCAGAAAGATAATGAGGATGTGAATCAGTTAATTTAGCGACGACTAACTCTATCCGCAAAGACCAGAATGGTTTGAGCAGAGACTTGTGCAATTTTCTTCTTGCTTTTATGGAGTTTCGTTAAGATCAGTCTGACTGTTTAATTTCTTGTATGTAAATTCTCTATGACGAAGGAATGCAAGGTTCACTTTTCTGCTTATGATATTCAGTACCTTTTGTTCTCCAAATGTCAATGACATACGGTACGTTTTGTTCCGTCTCCAATGTCAATGTTTAGTATGCAAATTGAACACAACTCAAAACTTCTAATGTTGGACATCTAAGATCAAAAGACTAAAAAGTTCTCTTGTTTTTGCGGTGGGTAAGAAGTCATGTTGCTCAAAACCCTGGTGTGACATCACCAACATCATGCAGTAAAGTTAAATTTCTGTTCAATTACCATAGCGTCATTCTTCTAATTGCTGCATTATCTGCTAGTTGATGGTTCTCTAGATCATGACTCAAAGTCTGGCATTTGATATAGTGGAATATGTAACTCAAAAGTCTTCCTTGTTTGCATTATTCTCTGtaatttcattgatgtcttggCTAATCTATTTTCTATTCTCTGTAATTTCTCTCTTGTATGTCGTACTGACTAACTTTTGCTTTCATGTAGATGAAAGCTGAGGGCTCTGTGGCACAGAATAAGTGATTTTGGGAGTAACTTTATCTTTTTGCTGGAAGTTTGAGATTCAATAATCCATCATCAGGATCACTTCCTATCTGAAATAGCCAGAAACTTTAATGGATAATGGAATGTACATACATTTATGTAGTAGAAATCTACCTAGTCTATGGTGATCCTGCTGGTCCTTAGGTGGGATGCTAGCTACTCATAGTATATTATTGCAGCCTACTTCTTTTGTCTGTCTACTTCTTCGCCCCGATTTTAAGTAGCCTTAGAAtctttgtttcttcaaatgTTGAGAGAGAAGTATCAATATGGAGAAAATCCTTGAAAAGTGCTAAGC
It includes:
- the LOC132030011 gene encoding zinc finger BED domain-containing protein RICESLEEPER 1-like, whose translation is MTNTKRKKTLCDFFAGSDVPTKGKSHDCGPRNANLRDVGSSNLGKEHAIMEETAYRAMAKFFCQAGASPKSIENVHFKKFIAYLNPKFRPSSAILSRYCLELYEEDKAKVKETLQSLNGRVSLSVERLTYNKFNDFSYWPTSDFEETYFDFICLRVHFIDEDWKLRSWVISFRSFDAYDDYVGETIQCLLDFGIEDNICAVTVHSYLDIDETVDAIKSNLLEKKTLQLDGQLFRVSCCADMFSSLVNKAFGMIDDLISHIRLIVCWGRSLPVWNVTFLKLQEALELEAKGEYLKTDDYKGYDIPSPQEWEKVRGVCKLVGHVYNAAQVLFMAKRPTAGLYFHNLNKLRFNLMKDSASSDEFAGNLANSMLKKFGEYWRNMYLVLALATIMDPRYKVKYLEFCFLKYGGNDHSPLPSILEAIRSLFNDYVVDKSSMEYPLSDSGSDDSDTGEDLISDEFDTGEDLLEPVEVLDDPSFGFDCSDEFSKFIQTTSQPPKSELDCYLEEPIFPWTKNFDVLSWWKAASPRYPALSNLARDLLSIQLSHVTGYEAYYTEVREPDRSTTSMEADLVNALMSTKSWCDKQWRNAMKAEGSVAQNK